A region of Sulfuricella denitrificans skB26 DNA encodes the following proteins:
- a CDS encoding DegQ family serine endoprotease has translation MKKLLCTFFLISFSVFSYAKDLPDFTELVEKQGPAVVNVSITQTVNQEEMLPQMPNIPEGDPFFDFFRRFRPPHGGIPHEFESKSQGSGFIVSADGYILTNAHVVDGADEVTVRLTDKREFKAKVIGTDRRTDVALIKIEATGLPKVVVGNPSQLKVGEWVAAIGSPFGFENSVTAGIVSAKGRSLPQENYVPFIQTDAAINPGNSGGPLFNLRGEVVGINSQIYSRTGGYMGVAFAIPIDVAMDVADQLRIHGKISRGWLGVMIQEVTRELAESFGLKKTEGALIAGVEKGGPADKGGLAPSDVILRFDGKPVGNASELPLLVGATKPGKQVEVQVWRKGSARNLALVVGETPTEKVAQRPGKMESAAGRLGLGLNDLSEAQKKELQIPNGVVVVEAQALAARAGIQRGDVITAVNNSDVKSVEQFNQVLTGYKAGQNIALLVRRGERALFIPFKMR, from the coding sequence ATGAAGAAGTTGTTGTGCACTTTTTTCCTGATTTCTTTTTCCGTGTTTTCCTATGCCAAGGATCTGCCGGATTTCACCGAGCTGGTTGAAAAGCAGGGTCCGGCGGTGGTAAATGTCAGCATAACCCAGACCGTCAACCAGGAGGAAATGTTACCTCAAATGCCGAATATTCCGGAGGGCGATCCATTCTTCGATTTTTTTCGTCGTTTCCGGCCACCCCACGGCGGCATTCCGCATGAGTTCGAGTCGAAGTCTCAGGGTTCGGGCTTCATTGTCAGCGCAGATGGTTACATTCTCACCAATGCGCATGTCGTGGATGGGGCCGATGAGGTCACCGTGCGATTGACCGACAAACGCGAATTCAAGGCCAAGGTGATTGGCACGGATCGCAGGACGGATGTGGCGCTGATCAAAATCGAGGCGACCGGGCTACCCAAGGTGGTAGTCGGTAATCCCAGCCAGCTTAAAGTTGGAGAGTGGGTGGCGGCGATTGGCTCCCCTTTCGGTTTTGAAAATAGCGTCACTGCCGGTATCGTCAGCGCAAAGGGACGCTCATTGCCGCAAGAAAACTACGTACCCTTTATCCAGACCGATGCAGCGATCAATCCGGGTAATTCGGGTGGACCATTGTTTAACCTCAGAGGCGAGGTGGTCGGCATCAACTCCCAGATATACAGCCGCACTGGCGGTTATATGGGTGTCGCTTTCGCTATTCCCATCGACGTGGCGATGGATGTTGCCGACCAGTTGCGTATTCATGGCAAGATCAGCCGCGGCTGGCTCGGTGTGATGATTCAGGAAGTTACCAGGGAATTGGCCGAGTCGTTCGGGTTGAAAAAAACGGAGGGGGCACTGATCGCGGGTGTTGAGAAGGGTGGCCCGGCGGATAAGGGGGGGCTGGCGCCAAGCGATGTGATACTGAGGTTCGACGGCAAGCCGGTGGGTAATGCCAGCGAGTTGCCTCTCCTGGTTGGTGCGACCAAGCCTGGAAAACAGGTGGAGGTCCAGGTGTGGCGCAAAGGTTCGGCCAGGAATTTGGCCCTGGTCGTGGGGGAAACGCCGACCGAGAAAGTGGCGCAGCGCCCTGGCAAGATGGAAAGCGCTGCTGGCAGGCTGGGTCTGGGTTTGAATGACCTTTCCGAAGCGCAGAAAAAAGAGTTGCAGATTCCGAACGGCGTGGTGGTGGTGGAAGCTCAAGCTTTGGCCGCACGAGCGGGTATCCAGCGCGGCGACGTGATTACGGCTGTCAACAATAGTGACGTGAAAAGCGTCGAGCAGTTTAATCAGGTTCTTACTGGTTACAAGGCCGGGCAGAACATTGCGCTACTGGTGCGGCGCGGAGAGCGCGCACTGTTCATTCCATTCAAGATGCGATGA
- a CDS encoding glutaredoxin family protein: protein MIGGIVLTVYGREDCHLCHDMIAELEAFQPDYPFSLEIVDVEEDENLERQYGHLVPVLTGNGEEICHYHLDPVALAAYFGKIR, encoded by the coding sequence ATGATCGGTGGAATCGTATTGACGGTCTACGGGCGTGAAGACTGCCATCTGTGCCACGATATGATCGCGGAGCTTGAGGCGTTTCAACCGGATTACCCTTTTTCGCTGGAAATTGTCGATGTGGAAGAAGATGAAAACCTGGAACGGCAATACGGCCATTTGGTGCCCGTGCTGACTGGCAACGGCGAGGAAATCTGTCATTACCACCTCGATCCGGTCGCGCTTGCTGCTTATTTCGGCAAAATCCGGTAA
- a CDS encoding SoxR reducing system RseC family protein gives MIETEAIVVKIEHDVAYVQADRKSNCSSCSQSSCGTSVLANFFARKTPLYRASNEVGAKVGDRVVVGMNESALFKGTMLLYLFPLLLLFVGAVAGSALAVTADVKDGYSVAGAFIGLATGFLGLKLFSSKMGLGRQFQPVILSRMVDMPVSVVSFAGGLKK, from the coding sequence ATGATCGAAACTGAAGCGATAGTCGTGAAAATAGAGCATGACGTTGCCTACGTTCAGGCGGACCGGAAGTCGAACTGTAGCAGTTGCAGCCAAAGTAGCTGCGGCACTTCGGTGCTGGCAAACTTTTTTGCTCGGAAGACGCCGCTTTATCGCGCCAGCAACGAAGTCGGCGCAAAGGTCGGAGATCGGGTTGTGGTCGGCATGAATGAGTCAGCCTTGTTCAAGGGGACGATGCTGCTTTACCTGTTTCCTCTACTGTTATTGTTTGTTGGTGCGGTAGCGGGGAGTGCGCTGGCTGTTACCGCGGATGTTAAGGATGGGTATTCTGTAGCCGGCGCCTTCATTGGACTGGCAACGGGTTTTCTCGGATTGAAGTTGTTTTCGTCGAAAATGGGGTTGGGCAGACAATTCCAGCCGGTCATCCTGAGCCGGATGGTCGATATGCCAGTAAGTGTGGTGAGTTTTGCGGGTGGCTTGAAGAAGTGA
- a CDS encoding MucB/RseB C-terminal domain-containing protein, which yields MRVLLLAVAALLGMIGVSQAADVAQQTDALSWLKKTTVAAHQLNYKGTYIYQYGDHIETSKITHIKDESGEHEKLEALEGSPREVIRNNEEVLCFTPDSNTSVVVEKRKIEKSFPDLLPRQLDGITENYRVRFAVSDRTAGHACKVLILEPRDQYRYQHKLWIDQATGLLLKAGMLNERSEMISQFAFTQVEIGGQIDKESLRPKIAGKKVLVSSEPANEMEMQQSELSWQVKQLPPGFTQVTVIKRTMPGKGVPVKHLVFSDGLATVSVFIEPVATEIKPMQRVVRQGAIHVYTRMVADHQITVLGEVPAISVMQIANSVSKN from the coding sequence ATGAGAGTATTACTCCTCGCTGTCGCCGCGCTGTTGGGTATGATTGGTGTGTCACAGGCAGCTGATGTGGCGCAACAGACTGACGCGCTAAGCTGGTTGAAAAAAACCACCGTTGCGGCGCACCAACTCAATTACAAGGGTACCTACATCTATCAGTATGGCGATCATATTGAAACCAGCAAAATCACCCATATCAAGGATGAAAGCGGCGAGCATGAAAAGCTCGAGGCGCTGGAAGGTTCTCCCCGTGAAGTGATCCGCAACAATGAAGAGGTGCTGTGCTTCACTCCGGATAGCAATACTTCCGTTGTGGTGGAAAAAAGGAAGATTGAAAAATCCTTCCCTGACCTGTTGCCCAGGCAGCTTGATGGTATCACCGAGAATTATCGGGTGCGATTCGCTGTATCTGATCGTACGGCCGGCCACGCCTGCAAGGTGCTTATTCTCGAACCCAGGGATCAATACCGTTACCAGCATAAACTCTGGATCGATCAGGCCACGGGCTTGCTGCTTAAAGCCGGTATGCTCAACGAAAGGAGCGAGATGATTAGCCAGTTTGCCTTCACCCAGGTGGAAATTGGTGGGCAGATAGACAAGGAATCCCTGAGGCCCAAAATTGCCGGTAAAAAAGTGCTGGTGTCCAGTGAACCGGCAAATGAGATGGAAATGCAGCAAAGCGAGTTGAGTTGGCAGGTGAAGCAGCTCCCGCCAGGTTTTACCCAGGTAACGGTGATAAAACGCACGATGCCGGGGAAGGGCGTGCCGGTGAAGCATCTGGTGTTTTCTGATGGCCTGGCGACGGTTTCTGTTTTTATCGAGCCTGTTGCAACCGAGATAAAGCCCATGCAAAGAGTGGTTCGCCAGGGTGCCATCCATGTTTATACGCGGATGGTGGCTGACCACCAGATTACGGTGCTTGGCGAGGTTCCAGCCATTTCAGTGATGCAGATCGCGAATTCCGTCAGCAAGAATTAG
- the lepA gene encoding translation elongation factor 4 produces MKHIRNFSIIAHIDHGKSTLADRMIHFCGGLSDREMEAQVLDSMDIERERGITIKAQTAALTYKALDGQLYQLNLIDTPGHVDFSYEVSRSLSACEGALLVVDASQGVEAQSVANCYTALELGVEVVSVLNKIDLPSAEPERVMKEIEDIIGIDASHAVLCSAKTGLGVQDVLEAVIARIPAPKGNPDGPLKALIIDSWFDNYVGVVMLVRVVDGVLKPKDKILLMASGTEHLCEQVGVFTPKSQARTQLSAGEVGFVIAGIKELKAAKVGDTVTLAGKRASEALPGFKEIQPQVFAGLYPVESHEYEALRDALEKLKLNDASLHYEPEVSQALGFGFRCGFLGLLHMEIVQERLEREYDMDLITTAPTVVYEVVMRGGEVLEIENPAKLPELSKIEEIREPIITTTVLAPQEYVGAVMTLCNQKRGVQKNIQYLGRQVMLTYEMPMNEVVMDFFDKLKSVSRGYASMDYEFLEFRTSDLVKVDILINAEKVDALSVIVHRANSQYRGREVAAKMRELIPRQMFDVAIQAAIGAQIIARENVKALRKNVLAKCYGGDISRKRKLLEKQKAGKKRMKQVGNVEIPQEAFLAILQVDNK; encoded by the coding sequence ATGAAGCACATCCGCAATTTTTCCATTATCGCTCATATCGACCACGGCAAATCCACCTTGGCCGATCGTATGATACATTTCTGTGGCGGACTCTCCGATCGTGAGATGGAGGCTCAGGTGCTTGATTCTATGGATATCGAGCGCGAGCGCGGTATTACCATCAAAGCGCAGACTGCTGCCCTGACCTACAAAGCCCTGGATGGACAACTTTACCAGCTTAACCTGATCGACACCCCCGGCCACGTGGATTTCTCCTACGAAGTCAGTCGCTCGCTTTCCGCCTGCGAGGGCGCTCTGCTGGTGGTTGACGCTTCTCAGGGCGTGGAGGCGCAGAGTGTGGCGAATTGCTATACCGCCCTTGAGCTGGGTGTAGAGGTCGTGTCGGTACTCAACAAGATCGATCTTCCCAGCGCCGAGCCTGAGCGAGTGATGAAGGAAATTGAGGACATCATTGGCATAGATGCCAGTCATGCGGTTCTGTGCTCGGCCAAGACCGGTCTGGGTGTGCAGGATGTGCTGGAAGCGGTCATCGCCCGGATTCCAGCGCCCAAGGGCAACCCGGATGGCCCCTTGAAGGCGCTGATCATCGACTCGTGGTTCGATAATTATGTCGGTGTAGTGATGTTGGTGCGCGTGGTGGATGGTGTGCTGAAACCCAAGGATAAAATCCTGCTGATGGCCAGCGGCACTGAACACCTGTGCGAACAGGTCGGTGTGTTCACGCCCAAATCTCAGGCCCGGACGCAACTGTCGGCAGGCGAGGTGGGTTTTGTCATTGCCGGGATCAAGGAACTCAAGGCAGCCAAGGTGGGCGATACCGTAACCCTGGCCGGAAAGCGTGCCAGTGAGGCACTGCCGGGCTTCAAGGAAATCCAGCCGCAGGTGTTCGCCGGCCTGTATCCGGTGGAATCTCATGAGTACGAAGCGCTGCGCGATGCGCTGGAAAAACTTAAACTCAATGATGCCTCGCTACACTATGAGCCGGAGGTTTCACAGGCACTAGGGTTCGGATTCCGCTGCGGATTCCTCGGACTGCTGCACATGGAGATTGTGCAGGAGCGATTGGAGCGTGAATATGATATGGACCTCATTACTACCGCACCGACGGTGGTGTATGAGGTGGTGATGCGCGGCGGCGAGGTACTGGAAATCGAGAATCCCGCCAAGTTGCCCGAGCTATCCAAGATCGAGGAAATCCGCGAGCCGATCATCACCACCACTGTTCTTGCACCGCAGGAATATGTGGGTGCCGTGATGACGCTGTGCAACCAGAAGCGCGGCGTGCAGAAGAATATTCAGTACTTGGGGCGGCAGGTGATGCTGACCTACGAGATGCCGATGAATGAAGTGGTGATGGATTTCTTCGACAAGCTGAAATCGGTATCGCGCGGTTATGCCTCAATGGATTACGAGTTCCTGGAATTCCGTACTTCAGATCTGGTAAAAGTGGATATTTTGATCAATGCTGAAAAGGTGGATGCCCTGTCGGTGATCGTTCACCGAGCTAACAGCCAGTACCGGGGCCGAGAAGTAGCCGCCAAGATGCGCGAGCTGATTCCGCGTCAGATGTTCGATGTGGCGATCCAGGCGGCCATCGGTGCTCAAATCATCGCACGCGAAAACGTCAAGGCACTGCGAAAAAACGTGCTGGCGAAATGCTACGGCGGCGATATCAGCCGCAAGCGCAAGCTGCTGGAAAAGCAGAAGGCAGGTAAAAA